One genomic segment of Occultella kanbiaonis includes these proteins:
- a CDS encoding PAC2 family protein, protein MTKDPRELYSRSDGPVDLRDGEVPVLVHALQGAMDAGHAGRLMARHLTRKLPSERLIDFDVDALLDYRSRRPSMVFDDGAWTSYEDPELVVDLIRDDEGAPVLLLHGLEPDLQWERFVAAVRTIIEDFGVTTTIGVHGVPMGVPHTRPMTVTAHATRADLIGEHPNYFSNVQVPGTVSALLEFRLGQEGRDALGYAVNVPHYLAQMEYPQAAAELVRQISRTTGLSLPVGDLEAAGAKVRADIDRQVSGSEEVGAVVHALETQFDSFLSANGEPGRGSLTAPAEELPSADELGAQFEAYLAGKDGDSD, encoded by the coding sequence ATGACGAAGGACCCACGAGAGTTGTACAGCCGCAGCGACGGCCCGGTGGACCTGCGCGACGGCGAGGTCCCGGTGCTGGTGCACGCCCTGCAGGGCGCCATGGACGCCGGCCACGCGGGTCGGCTGATGGCCCGTCACCTGACCCGCAAGCTTCCGAGTGAGCGACTGATCGACTTCGATGTGGACGCGCTCCTGGACTACCGTTCTCGCCGGCCGTCGATGGTGTTCGACGACGGCGCCTGGACGTCCTACGAGGACCCCGAGCTCGTGGTCGACCTGATCCGCGACGACGAGGGCGCCCCGGTGCTCTTGCTGCACGGGCTCGAGCCGGACCTGCAGTGGGAACGGTTCGTCGCGGCCGTGCGCACCATCATCGAGGACTTCGGCGTGACCACCACGATCGGAGTGCACGGCGTACCGATGGGCGTGCCGCACACCCGCCCGATGACGGTCACGGCGCACGCGACCCGGGCGGACCTGATCGGGGAGCACCCGAACTACTTCTCGAACGTCCAGGTGCCGGGCACCGTCTCGGCACTGCTCGAGTTCCGGCTCGGCCAGGAGGGGCGCGACGCGCTCGGCTACGCGGTCAACGTGCCGCACTACCTGGCCCAGATGGAGTACCCGCAGGCGGCCGCGGAACTGGTCCGGCAGATCTCGCGCACCACGGGGCTGAGCCTGCCCGTGGGTGACCTCGAGGCTGCCGGGGCGAAGGTTCGCGCTGACATCGACCGGCAGGTGTCCGGTTCGGAGGAGGTCGGCGCCGTGGTGCACGCGCTGGAGACCCAGTTCGACTCGTTCCTCAGTGCGAACGGTGAACCGGGGCGCGGATCGCTGACCGCGCCGGCGGAGGAACTGCCCAGTGCCGACGAACTCGGCGCGCAGTTCGAGGCCTACCTGGCCGGCAAGGACGGCGACTCCGACTGA
- a CDS encoding cold-shock protein: MAQGTVKWFNAEKGYGFIAQDGGGDDVFVHYSAIQSDGYRSLEEAQRVEFEITQGPKGPQAESVRAV, from the coding sequence ATGGCACAGGGAACCGTCAAGTGGTTCAACGCTGAGAAGGGCTACGGCTTCATCGCCCAGGACGGCGGCGGCGACGACGTCTTCGTCCACTACTCGGCCATTCAGTCCGACGGCTACCGCAGCCTCGAAGAGGCACAGCGCGTCGAGTTCGAGATCACCCAGGGCCCGAAGGGCCCGCAGGCGGAGAGCGTTCGCGCCGTCTGA
- a CDS encoding spermidine synthase has protein sequence MARRRSPRSRAVPQRSQRSPWPTGPVPTSLSTVELTTDSADPDGVLVLLDGVESSHLDLADPRRLMFEYMQQMLAALEESLPEGGGVRALHLGAAGCALARAVDATWPDSRQLAVEVDALLAQYVRDWFDLPRAPRLRIRVDDARRTTTAAREDSYDAVIRDAFADRAVPAHLRTLEFTREVARVLGPGGLYLANTADHPPLPLARREAATVAEVFEYTAVIAEPGVLKGRRYGNVVLVGSAEPLPLAHLDRRVRTLPAPASLVHGPAFEVFMGTSRPFTDPPPTLGSDPAAVATTAGGDGPTPASAAVDHSS, from the coding sequence ATGGCCCGCCGCCGCTCACCGCGCTCCCGCGCCGTTCCGCAACGATCGCAGCGGTCACCGTGGCCGACCGGCCCCGTTCCAACCTCGCTGTCGACTGTAGAACTGACCACCGACAGTGCCGATCCGGACGGTGTGCTGGTCCTGCTCGACGGGGTCGAGAGCTCCCACCTCGATCTCGCCGATCCGCGTCGGCTGATGTTCGAGTACATGCAGCAGATGCTCGCCGCCCTGGAGGAGTCACTGCCCGAGGGCGGCGGTGTCCGGGCCCTGCACCTCGGTGCGGCCGGCTGCGCCCTTGCCCGGGCCGTCGACGCGACCTGGCCGGACTCGCGCCAGCTCGCCGTCGAAGTCGATGCCCTCCTCGCCCAGTACGTGCGCGACTGGTTCGATCTGCCCCGCGCGCCGCGGCTCCGGATCCGCGTCGACGATGCCCGGCGCACCACGACGGCGGCCCGGGAGGACAGCTACGACGCCGTGATCCGGGACGCGTTCGCGGACCGGGCGGTACCGGCACACCTACGCACCCTGGAGTTCACCCGCGAGGTGGCCAGGGTCCTCGGGCCCGGTGGGCTCTACCTCGCGAACACCGCCGACCATCCACCGCTGCCGCTGGCCCGCCGGGAGGCGGCAACCGTGGCCGAGGTGTTCGAGTACACCGCCGTGATCGCGGAGCCGGGCGTCCTGAAGGGCCGCCGGTACGGCAACGTCGTGCTGGTCGGCTCCGCCGAACCGCTGCCCCTGGCCCACCTGGACCGGCGGGTGCGGACCCTGCCCGCGCCCGCGAGCCTGGTCCACGGCCCGGCGTTCGAGGTGTTCATGGGCACCTCGCGCCCGTTCACGGACCCGCCGCCGACGCTCGGATCGGACCCGGCCGCCGTGGCGACCACGGCCGGCGGCGACGGGCCTACGCCGGCGAGCGCCGCCGTCGACCACTCGTCCTGA
- a CDS encoding SAV_6107 family HEPN domain-containing protein, which yields MAAYTSPDQLLRRAQAELDEVGAGTGARSVFLHAHMAGLRAAAAVVAVGSGAVPVPARRRRAVRSVWEQLAEAGEQWQPWAVYFASGAPIRAAIDSDRDVALSVERAQETFEAATEFLGLAGEHVLRASAARDQRVSALAS from the coding sequence ATGGCGGCATATACGAGTCCCGATCAGCTCCTGCGTCGCGCCCAGGCCGAGCTCGACGAGGTCGGGGCCGGTACCGGCGCGCGCTCGGTGTTCCTGCATGCCCACATGGCCGGGCTCCGGGCGGCGGCCGCGGTCGTCGCCGTCGGGTCGGGAGCCGTGCCGGTGCCGGCCAGGCGCCGGCGGGCCGTGCGCAGCGTCTGGGAGCAACTCGCCGAGGCGGGCGAGCAGTGGCAGCCTTGGGCTGTGTACTTCGCAAGCGGCGCGCCGATCCGGGCGGCCATCGACTCCGACCGGGACGTCGCGCTGAGCGTCGAGCGTGCCCAGGAGACGTTCGAGGCGGCCACCGAGTTCCTCGGGCTCGCCGGCGAGCATGTGCTGCGGGCGTCCGCGGCGCGGGACCAGCGCGTGTCCGCGTTGGCGTCATGA
- the dinB gene encoding DNA polymerase IV yields the protein MSRGPRGVGANRDWGSDDSRTPILHVDMDAFFAAVELIDRPELRGRPVIVGGQHRGVVLSATYEARAAGVHSAMPMAQARALCPQAIVIQPEHGRYREVSQSVMRILGEVTPVIEPLSIDEAFLDVSGARRRIGPPRLIAEQIRERIRTELKVVASVGVASTKFVAKLASSHAKPDGLLLIPDEASVPFLHSLPVGALWGVGERTQANLARLAIHTVADLANTPVGTLNRLLGNSAGGRLFDLSWGRDPRPVQPVRQEKSIGHEQTFAINLTGRAAMAAVLLDQAHRCAARLRAGDLVTAGVSIKVRFADFTTLTRSRALEAPTDVAHELYQAARSLLAGVDVPAGGVRLLGVRCDALSDSATTVVQARLDDPGEERREAERAMDAVRARYGVNALTAGSLLSVPATANRSGDLN from the coding sequence ATGAGCCGGGGTCCGCGCGGCGTCGGCGCGAATCGCGACTGGGGCAGCGACGACTCGCGGACCCCGATCCTGCACGTGGACATGGACGCCTTCTTCGCCGCGGTCGAGCTGATCGATCGCCCGGAACTGCGCGGCCGGCCGGTCATCGTCGGCGGCCAGCACCGCGGCGTGGTGCTCTCGGCAACCTACGAGGCGCGCGCCGCCGGGGTCCACTCGGCGATGCCGATGGCGCAGGCACGCGCGTTGTGCCCGCAGGCGATCGTGATCCAGCCCGAGCACGGGCGCTACCGCGAGGTGTCCCAGTCGGTGATGCGGATCCTCGGCGAGGTCACGCCCGTGATCGAACCGTTGAGCATCGACGAGGCGTTCCTCGACGTCTCCGGCGCGCGGCGCCGGATCGGGCCGCCGCGACTGATCGCCGAGCAGATCCGAGAGCGGATCCGCACGGAGCTCAAGGTGGTCGCGTCGGTCGGTGTCGCCTCGACGAAGTTCGTCGCGAAGCTCGCGTCCAGCCACGCCAAGCCGGACGGTCTGTTGCTCATCCCGGACGAGGCGAGTGTGCCGTTCCTGCACTCGCTGCCGGTCGGCGCACTCTGGGGGGTCGGGGAGCGCACCCAGGCGAACCTGGCCCGGCTCGCGATCCACACGGTCGCCGACCTCGCCAACACCCCGGTGGGGACGCTGAACCGGCTGCTCGGCAACTCCGCCGGCGGGCGGCTGTTCGACCTGTCCTGGGGGCGTGATCCACGGCCGGTGCAGCCCGTCCGTCAGGAGAAGTCCATCGGTCACGAGCAGACCTTCGCGATCAACCTCACCGGGCGGGCGGCGATGGCCGCTGTCCTGCTCGACCAGGCACACCGGTGTGCGGCCCGGCTGCGTGCGGGTGATCTGGTCACTGCCGGGGTCTCCATCAAGGTGCGGTTCGCGGACTTCACCACCCTGACCCGGTCGCGTGCCCTGGAGGCTCCGACGGACGTCGCGCACGAGCTGTACCAGGCGGCGCGGTCGCTGCTCGCGGGCGTGGACGTGCCGGCCGGAGGGGTGCGGCTCCTGGGCGTCCGGTGCGACGCGCTCAGCGATTCCGCGACCACGGTGGTGCAGGCTCGACTCGACGATCCGGGGGAGGAACGACGCGAGGCGGAGCGTGCGATGGACGCCGTCCGGGCCCGATATGGAGTGAATGCGCTCACAGCGGGATCACTGCTGTCCGTTCCGGCTACCGCGAACCGCTCAGGGGACTTAAACTAA
- a CDS encoding DUF3040 domain-containing protein, which translates to MPLSEYEQRVLEQMEQQLRSDDPKLADAISGTPTRRPLHVVLGTLVALAGLGMLVGGVASQFIPLGIAGFLAMFGGVMWAISRPRVGSPAPTGEAGKATNVRRMKPRKSSFMTRLEERWDRRRGDGQ; encoded by the coding sequence ATGCCTCTCTCTGAGTACGAGCAACGCGTGCTGGAGCAGATGGAGCAGCAACTGCGCTCCGACGACCCCAAGCTCGCGGATGCGATCTCCGGCACGCCGACGCGCCGACCCTTGCACGTGGTGCTCGGCACACTCGTGGCGCTGGCCGGGCTGGGCATGCTCGTTGGTGGCGTGGCCAGCCAGTTCATTCCGCTCGGCATCGCTGGTTTCCTCGCCATGTTCGGTGGCGTCATGTGGGCGATCTCGCGGCCCCGTGTGGGGAGCCCGGCACCGACAGGTGAAGCTGGCAAGGCCACGAACGTGCGTCGGATGAAGCCACGGAAGTCTTCGTTCATGACGCGCCTTGAGGAGCGTTGGGACCGTCGCCGCGGCGACGGTCAGTAG
- a CDS encoding transglutaminaseTgpA domain-containing protein produces the protein MGRRLTATGAILVATLSSTFALARLVDQDVWLRKGILALIIVAGAVLLARRFLRSDLLPTLIGLVVAAFTLAAMFAPGSALLGILPTRASIHELRALVESGLLASRESTPPISGNVGVGLLVVTGMVVVYLFAELLGVGAGAPAWAALPLLGLWTVPVVIGARVHTWVFVVAGLSFLMLLAVQARAHEPAARSRRRAPDALRRRALVASATVVGVTLVVALVGAPSLLRLPSPVRLHTLYDLSSSNSTRLDLGLDLRENLQRDEDVLLVTYQGVTPAQLGPLQAYTLTEFNGSTWERGEPGDTVPVEGQTLWPQDDPGAGADQRATITIHDLGQDRLLVPGEPRTVSVEGVWAYDPTADEVIAQGSPPSPFTYDVAFTPRDLSATALSTLDPRSLEVDPELLEVPDTGYGQEIADLTREVVDAAGATTPYEQVLAIQNFLRDDSLFVYTQTIEGARTTDAVWDFLTDRNGYCVQFATAMAIMLRTLDIPTRVAIGFLPGETRPDGVNAITAHRAHAWPQVLFPDVGWVRFEPTPSLQSGDAPAWAPTPATGDEPSQEPTTTQAPTTAATSQAPTTGPAATTPSTTAPDSSSAQRSNVAVVLAVISGLIVLLAAVGAWRRRRASGSTLEHHWERAVRALGRAGFDTSPALTPMALARAATERLEPDAAAALQQLADAVATERYGRSDAPAADPVNVDLWAEQVVAGARAAGRQAAATRH, from the coding sequence ATGGGCCGCCGCCTGACGGCCACCGGGGCGATCCTGGTCGCCACGTTGTCATCCACGTTCGCGCTGGCGCGGCTCGTCGACCAGGACGTGTGGCTGCGCAAGGGGATCCTCGCCCTCATCATCGTCGCGGGCGCGGTCCTGCTCGCGCGCCGGTTCCTGCGCTCGGACCTGCTGCCGACCCTGATCGGACTGGTGGTGGCCGCGTTCACCCTCGCGGCCATGTTCGCCCCGGGCTCGGCGCTGCTGGGGATCCTCCCCACGAGGGCGTCCATCCACGAACTGCGCGCCCTCGTCGAGTCCGGCCTGTTGGCTTCCCGGGAGTCCACGCCGCCGATCTCCGGGAACGTGGGGGTCGGGCTGCTCGTGGTCACCGGGATGGTGGTCGTCTACCTGTTCGCGGAACTCCTGGGGGTCGGAGCCGGCGCGCCCGCCTGGGCTGCGCTGCCACTCCTGGGGCTCTGGACGGTCCCCGTAGTGATCGGTGCCCGGGTGCACACGTGGGTCTTCGTCGTGGCCGGCCTGAGCTTCCTGATGCTGCTCGCCGTCCAGGCGCGGGCCCACGAGCCGGCGGCCCGGTCGAGACGGCGTGCGCCCGACGCGCTGCGCCGCCGGGCGCTGGTGGCGAGCGCGACGGTGGTGGGGGTGACCCTGGTGGTTGCTCTGGTCGGGGCACCCAGCCTGCTCCGGCTGCCGAGCCCGGTGCGCCTGCACACGCTCTATGACCTGAGCTCGTCCAACTCCACCCGGCTTGACCTCGGTCTGGACCTGCGGGAGAACCTGCAGCGGGACGAGGACGTACTCCTGGTGACCTACCAGGGCGTCACGCCCGCCCAGCTCGGACCGCTTCAGGCCTACACGCTCACCGAGTTCAACGGCAGCACCTGGGAGCGTGGCGAGCCCGGCGACACGGTTCCGGTCGAGGGCCAGACGTTGTGGCCGCAGGACGACCCGGGCGCCGGTGCCGATCAGCGGGCCACGATCACCATCCACGACCTCGGGCAGGACCGGTTGCTGGTACCCGGGGAGCCACGCACGGTCTCGGTAGAGGGGGTCTGGGCCTACGACCCGACGGCCGACGAGGTCATCGCTCAGGGCTCGCCGCCGTCACCGTTCACCTATGACGTCGCGTTCACGCCACGGGATCTCAGCGCCACGGCGCTGAGCACGCTCGATCCACGGTCCCTGGAGGTCGACCCGGAGTTGCTGGAGGTACCCGACACCGGGTACGGCCAGGAGATCGCCGACCTGACCCGTGAGGTCGTGGACGCGGCCGGCGCGACGACGCCGTACGAGCAGGTACTCGCGATCCAGAACTTCCTTCGCGACGACTCCCTGTTCGTCTACACCCAGACCATCGAGGGTGCTCGCACCACCGACGCGGTCTGGGACTTCCTCACCGACCGGAACGGCTACTGCGTGCAGTTCGCGACGGCGATGGCGATCATGCTGCGCACGCTCGACATCCCGACCCGGGTCGCGATCGGGTTCCTGCCCGGTGAGACGCGCCCGGACGGTGTCAACGCGATCACCGCGCACCGCGCTCACGCCTGGCCGCAGGTGCTGTTCCCCGACGTCGGCTGGGTGCGGTTCGAGCCGACGCCCAGCCTGCAGTCCGGGGATGCGCCGGCGTGGGCACCCACCCCGGCCACGGGTGACGAGCCGAGTCAGGAGCCGACCACGACGCAGGCGCCCACCACGGCCGCTACCTCACAGGCTCCCACCACCGGCCCGGCTGCCACGACGCCGTCGACCACAGCTCCCGACTCCTCGAGCGCCCAGCGCTCCAACGTGGCCGTGGTGCTCGCCGTGATCTCCGGGTTGATCGTGCTCCTCGCCGCCGTCGGCGCCTGGCGCCGTCGGCGCGCCTCGGGAAGCACGCTCGAACACCACTGGGAACGAGCGGTCCGTGCGCTGGGGCGGGCCGGGTTCGACACGTCACCCGCGCTGACGCCGATGGCGCTGGCGCGGGCGGCAACCGAACGTCTCGAGCCCGACGCAGCGGCCGCACTCCAGCAGCTCGCGGACGCGGTGGCGACCGAGCGGTACGGGCGCTCCGATGCCCCCGCGGCCGATCCGGTGAACGTCGACCTCTGGGCGGAGCAGGTGGTTGCCGGCGCCAGGGCCGCAGGCCGGCAGGCCGCTGCTACGCGCCACTGA
- a CDS encoding DUF58 domain-containing protein has product MRLSARAIGLLISGAMLAVLAASMQSLTLARIAALVVAVPLVSLLWSLVTRAMSKPAAVVRTVIPQRPTAGSSATVRLHTTDVRLGPWTTLRERVPSALHRSGTSGGGYTITPPSRGVFSLGPATVHRSDPLNLVRWRVTSGPTDEVIVWPRYADLTREIRAVTLDAAVSRPQGSPQRNLEDLTLREYQRGDDLHRVHWRSSARQGALMVRQDEPSTTHGVDVLLDLGAPEDHSPENGTEWAVSATASLAVSLIRHRYRVRIATHHTTRGGASDEPLVGPSQTEALDLLARAEAIPADIRDDVHAELMRRARGSGAPILMVVLREPEEALIDRIAPLAGRRRCFALVVSTVAGTDLGPLESEGWSVSQVGPDASVADAWSDLLTVGAR; this is encoded by the coding sequence GTGCGACTGAGCGCCCGGGCGATCGGCCTGCTGATCAGCGGGGCGATGCTGGCCGTGCTCGCCGCGTCGATGCAGTCGCTCACGCTGGCCCGGATCGCGGCCCTGGTGGTCGCGGTGCCGCTGGTCAGCCTGCTCTGGTCGCTGGTCACCCGGGCCATGTCGAAGCCGGCGGCGGTGGTGCGCACGGTCATCCCGCAGCGCCCGACGGCGGGCTCCAGCGCAACGGTCCGGCTGCACACGACCGATGTACGGCTCGGGCCGTGGACGACGCTGCGCGAGCGCGTGCCGAGCGCACTGCACCGGAGCGGGACCAGTGGAGGCGGCTACACGATCACCCCGCCGAGTCGTGGTGTGTTCTCCCTCGGCCCGGCGACGGTGCATCGCTCCGACCCCCTGAACCTCGTGCGCTGGCGGGTCACCAGTGGTCCGACGGACGAGGTGATCGTCTGGCCCCGGTACGCCGACCTGACCCGGGAGATCCGCGCGGTGACGCTGGACGCCGCCGTGTCCCGGCCCCAGGGCAGTCCGCAGCGAAATCTCGAGGACCTGACGCTGCGCGAGTATCAGCGCGGTGACGATCTGCATCGGGTGCACTGGCGCAGCTCCGCGCGTCAGGGCGCCCTGATGGTCCGCCAGGACGAGCCGTCGACGACGCACGGCGTGGACGTCCTCCTGGATCTCGGTGCACCGGAGGACCACTCCCCCGAGAACGGGACCGAGTGGGCGGTCAGCGCCACCGCGTCCCTGGCGGTCTCACTGATCCGGCACCGGTACCGGGTCCGGATCGCCACGCATCACACCACCCGCGGTGGCGCGAGCGACGAACCGCTGGTCGGCCCGTCGCAGACCGAGGCGCTGGACCTGCTCGCCAGGGCCGAGGCCATCCCCGCCGACATCCGGGACGACGTGCACGCCGAGCTCATGCGCAGGGCCCGCGGCAGCGGGGCGCCGATCCTCATGGTGGTGCTCCGGGAGCCCGAGGAGGCGTTGATCGACCGGATCGCGCCGTTGGCCGGACGCCGCCGGTGTTTCGCACTGGTGGTGTCCACGGTCGCCGGCACAGACCTGGGGCCGCTGGAGTCCGAGGGCTGGAGCGTGTCCCAGGTGGGTCCGGACGCCTCAGTCGCCGACGCCTGGTCCGACCTGCTCACGGTCGGGGCGCGCTGA
- a CDS encoding AAA family ATPase, giving the protein MAQQQHTVDLTETGRSIDALQRSLRSVVHGRDEAVATAIAVFLAQGHLLLEDVPGVGKTTLAKALAASVEGTVGRIQFTPDLLPSDLTGVTIYKQESAEFEFHPGPLFATVVIGDEINRASPKTQSALLESMQERQVTVDGRSHPLPQPFMVIATQNPVEMEGTYPLPEAQRDRFMAQSSIGYPPAQDELELLASGGFRDPLEAVTPVLSQAETLRIIAEVREIFVSDAVLRYVLSLVRATREHAHVELGASPRAGLQLVALSKARAVMAGRDFVLPDDVQQNTLPVLAHRLALTRSARRGRAEAPEVLDEILRTVPVPA; this is encoded by the coding sequence ATGGCGCAGCAGCAGCACACCGTCGACCTGACCGAGACGGGGCGATCGATCGATGCGTTGCAGCGCAGCCTCCGATCGGTGGTCCATGGCCGCGACGAGGCGGTAGCGACGGCGATCGCCGTCTTCCTCGCCCAGGGTCACCTGCTGCTCGAGGACGTGCCCGGGGTCGGCAAGACCACCCTCGCCAAGGCCCTGGCAGCCTCCGTGGAGGGCACGGTCGGTCGGATCCAGTTCACTCCCGACCTGCTGCCGAGCGACCTGACCGGGGTCACGATCTACAAGCAGGAGTCCGCGGAGTTCGAGTTCCACCCCGGCCCGTTGTTCGCAACCGTGGTCATCGGTGACGAGATCAACCGGGCCTCGCCGAAGACCCAGTCGGCACTGCTGGAGTCGATGCAGGAGCGGCAGGTGACGGTCGACGGCCGGTCCCACCCGCTACCCCAGCCGTTCATGGTGATCGCGACCCAGAACCCCGTCGAGATGGAGGGCACCTATCCGCTGCCGGAGGCGCAGCGGGACCGGTTCATGGCCCAGTCCTCGATCGGCTACCCGCCGGCTCAGGACGAACTCGAACTGCTCGCCTCGGGCGGGTTCCGCGATCCGCTCGAGGCGGTCACGCCGGTGCTGTCGCAGGCCGAGACGCTGCGGATCATCGCCGAGGTGAGGGAGATCTTCGTCTCCGACGCCGTGTTGCGGTACGTGCTGAGTCTGGTCCGGGCCACCCGGGAGCACGCGCATGTCGAACTGGGCGCCTCGCCCCGGGCCGGTCTGCAACTGGTGGCGCTGTCCAAGGCCCGTGCCGTGATGGCCGGACGGGACTTCGTACTGCCCGACGACGTCCAGCAGAACACCCTGCCGGTGCTGGCCCACCGGCTCGCCCTGACCCGGTCGGCGCGACGCGGGCGCGCGGAGGCGCCGGAGGTCCTGGACGAGATCCTGCGAACCGTGCCCGTGCCTGCGTGA
- the mraZ gene encoding division/cell wall cluster transcriptional repressor MraZ has protein sequence MFLGTYEPRLDEKGRLILPAKFRDEMAPGVFITRGQDRCLYAFPRDEFERVHTELRQASSADKRTRDYMRVFLSGASEEIPDRQGRVTIPANLRKYAGLDRELAVIGTGTRIEIWDAAAWATYLEASEQAFADISEEVIPGL, from the coding sequence ATGTTTCTCGGTACGTACGAGCCTCGGCTGGACGAGAAGGGCCGCCTGATCCTGCCCGCCAAGTTCCGTGACGAGATGGCACCGGGGGTCTTCATCACCCGAGGCCAGGACCGCTGCCTGTACGCCTTCCCGCGCGACGAGTTCGAGCGCGTGCACACCGAGCTCCGTCAGGCCTCGAGTGCGGACAAGCGCACCCGCGACTACATGCGGGTGTTCCTCTCCGGTGCGTCCGAAGAGATCCCGGACCGGCAGGGCCGCGTCACGATCCCTGCGAACCTGCGGAAATACGCCGGTCTCGACCGGGAGCTGGCCGTGATCGGCACCGGCACCCGGATCGAGATCTGGGACGCCGCGGCCTGGGCCACCTACCTCGAGGCCTCCGAGCAGGCCTTCGCCGACATCAGCGAGGAGGTGATCCCGGGTCTCTGA
- the rsmH gene encoding 16S rRNA (cytosine(1402)-N(4))-methyltransferase RsmH, translating to MSSEDIDGRHIPVLADRCVELLGPALAEPGAVYVDGTLGLGGHSELVLTRFPQVRVIGIDRDPAALALAGARLARFSARFTPVHAVHDSIREVVAANTESGRVQGILLDLGVSSMQLDEPERGFAYAQDAPLDMRMDQTTGRTAADLLATEPEHELRTILYRYGDEKFAPRIARAIVARRESDPVTRSGQLVDLVRDNIPQAARRTGGNPAKRTFQALRIAVNAELEVLERAIPAAVSTLAVGGRIVVMSFQSLEDRIVKRALARGATSSTPPGLPVELSEHEPYLRLLTRGAEEADEAEQARNPRSASVRLRAAERLRPTPTHLEAHS from the coding sequence ATGAGCTCCGAAGACATCGACGGCAGGCACATCCCGGTGCTCGCCGACCGATGCGTCGAGCTCCTCGGTCCCGCACTCGCCGAACCCGGCGCCGTCTACGTGGACGGCACGCTCGGCCTCGGCGGTCACAGCGAACTGGTGCTGACCCGCTTCCCGCAGGTGCGGGTGATCGGCATCGACAGGGACCCGGCCGCACTCGCCCTGGCCGGAGCCCGGCTGGCCCGGTTCTCCGCTCGGTTCACACCCGTCCACGCCGTCCACGACTCGATCCGCGAGGTCGTCGCCGCAAACACCGAGTCCGGCCGGGTGCAGGGGATCCTCCTCGATCTCGGCGTCTCCTCGATGCAGCTCGACGAGCCGGAGCGCGGGTTCGCCTACGCGCAGGACGCGCCGCTGGACATGCGCATGGACCAGACCACCGGGCGCACCGCGGCCGACCTGCTCGCCACCGAGCCGGAGCACGAGCTGCGCACGATCCTCTACCGCTACGGCGACGAGAAGTTCGCACCACGGATCGCCCGGGCCATCGTCGCCCGGCGCGAGAGCGACCCGGTGACCCGGTCCGGACAACTGGTCGACCTCGTCCGCGACAACATTCCCCAGGCCGCCCGGCGCACCGGTGGGAACCCCGCGAAGCGGACCTTCCAGGCGTTGCGGATCGCCGTGAACGCCGAGCTCGAGGTGCTCGAGCGTGCGATCCCCGCCGCGGTTTCCACCCTCGCGGTCGGCGGGCGGATCGTCGTGATGTCCTTCCAGTCGCTCGAGGACCGGATCGTCAAGCGGGCCCTTGCCCGCGGGGCGACCTCCTCCACCCCGCCGGGTCTCCCGGTGGAACTGAGTGAGCACGAGCCCTACCTGCGGCTGCTCACCCGCGGTGCCGAGGAGGCCGACGAGGCCGAACAGGCCCGCAATCCCCGCTCGGCCTCGGTCCGGCTCCGGGCCGCCGAGCGGTTGCGCCCCACTCCCACCCACCTGGAGGCCCACTCATGA